The following coding sequences are from one Roseburia hominis A2-183 window:
- a CDS encoding DUF3847 domain-containing protein: protein MTKPKTLDQLRAEKERAETQLAQEQHKLERLENRKKYLEKGERTKRTHRLCNLGGTIESLAPEVKDLTRTEMTELMEHIFSLSEVQRAVRHMAITHISQANREKELKADGTISSERHAD, encoded by the coding sequence ATGACAAAACCGAAAACCCTTGACCAGCTCCGAGCCGAAAAGGAACGAGCCGAGACGCAGCTTGCACAGGAACAACACAAGCTGGAGCGTCTGGAGAACAGAAAGAAGTATCTGGAGAAAGGCGAACGCACCAAGCGCACCCACCGCCTTTGCAATCTGGGCGGCACGATTGAGAGCCTTGCCCCGGAGGTCAAAGATCTCACACGCACCGAAATGACAGAGCTGATGGAACACATCTTTTCCCTGTCCGAAGTCCAGCGAGCCGTCCGTCACATGGCGATTACTCATATCAGCCAAGCAAACAGAGAAAAGGAGTTGAAAGCCGATGGCACTATTTCATCTGAGCGTCACGCAGACTAA
- a CDS encoding bacteriocin-associated integral membrane family protein, which yields MKHIRNILLLITIIFAFVMQAEVYQNMLWNFNGAYYLSSRYTTTNDDMDSFLANAEDTAEKHGVHIFSTFNQRVSNYQTRLYIYGDDTVVRDSLKSTMDIEEKTYTALIGGITVIEFEDFREAKNTGNGQEIMVSYIGDDDDIIATYQDLAKEYSISQPEFWQSTETDMMFIVWGLVAILMIVLNMIEVIRRQKEVVVRASLGENAAVIALKAVVADMISYAALFVLAKLLVSQFISGAYEDHLILAVYCAGAVLSVIPYAAFVRFDVKKAFANASDKKGMFYLLNGLKVFATAMTIFTITTNLSSIQGNLLTNTTLLENHYNDYYFGVMQIEPPFEENEEESKESKFWNDLYENEYNTINPVVCIGSRISDTDNYIFVNHNARDMLQGFSDMLTEDDEKEDIVVFVPKGRNAESYKDIAKEEIGSLTQNAEELRVVYKEYSGREQFYYLNSNREEAIDGLSRVTNPIVIYQANEAVALNGSYIETGTYNGEVIYGCDESTIRSVAKKYSEQLGSHYFMLTNVGEDYIYSHSFLVKLIGFISSLCVLVLLLDIAIIISEVKMEFRLNAMEISLKKVLGYRFYERHKRFISVNLLENIAVVILICIVSIFISNASVGIALLIGALLTIIEMAIIFTNIMWVEKTNISKSLKGGCL from the coding sequence ATGAAACATATAAGAAATATATTGCTGTTGATTACGATTATTTTTGCTTTTGTTATGCAAGCTGAAGTATATCAAAATATGCTCTGGAACTTTAATGGTGCTTATTATTTATCGTCCAGATACACAACTACTAATGACGATATGGATTCATTTTTAGCCAATGCAGAAGATACAGCTGAGAAGCATGGTGTTCATATTTTTTCGACTTTTAATCAGAGAGTTTCTAATTATCAGACAAGACTTTATATTTATGGTGATGATACCGTTGTTCGGGATAGTCTTAAAAGCACAATGGATATTGAGGAAAAAACATATACGGCTTTGATAGGTGGAATCACCGTAATAGAATTTGAAGATTTTAGAGAAGCAAAAAACACAGGCAATGGACAGGAAATAATGGTCAGCTATATCGGTGATGATGATGACATTATTGCCACATATCAAGATTTGGCAAAAGAATATTCTATATCGCAGCCAGAGTTTTGGCAATCAACCGAAACTGATATGATGTTCATTGTTTGGGGCCTGGTTGCCATATTGATGATTGTACTTAATATGATTGAGGTGATACGCAGGCAAAAGGAAGTAGTTGTACGAGCTTCTCTGGGCGAAAATGCTGCTGTGATTGCTCTAAAAGCTGTAGTGGCTGATATGATTTCATATGCTGCATTATTCGTCTTAGCAAAGTTGCTTGTTTCTCAATTTATATCGGGAGCGTATGAAGATCATCTCATTTTGGCAGTGTATTGTGCCGGAGCAGTTCTTTCCGTAATTCCTTATGCTGCTTTTGTCCGCTTTGATGTAAAAAAAGCCTTTGCCAATGCTTCAGATAAAAAAGGTATGTTTTATCTTCTGAACGGTCTTAAAGTATTTGCTACTGCCATGACAATTTTTACAATAACTACAAATCTCAGTAGCATTCAAGGTAATTTACTTACAAACACTACTCTTTTAGAAAATCATTATAATGATTATTATTTTGGAGTTATGCAGATTGAACCTCCTTTTGAAGAAAATGAGGAGGAATCCAAAGAGAGCAAATTTTGGAATGACCTTTACGAAAATGAATACAACACGATAAATCCGGTGGTCTGCATAGGCAGCCGGATAAGCGATACGGATAATTATATTTTTGTAAATCATAATGCCAGAGATATGCTACAAGGGTTTTCTGATATGCTTACTGAAGATGATGAAAAAGAGGATATCGTGGTCTTCGTGCCAAAGGGAAGAAATGCGGAATCATACAAAGATATCGCAAAAGAGGAAATTGGCTCTCTTACCCAAAATGCAGAAGAACTGCGTGTTGTTTATAAAGAATATTCTGGCAGAGAACAATTTTATTATCTCAATTCGAACAGAGAAGAGGCTATTGACGGATTGTCAAGAGTAACAAATCCGATTGTGATTTATCAGGCAAATGAGGCTGTTGCTTTAAATGGAAGTTATATCGAAACAGGAACATATAATGGTGAGGTAATCTACGGATGCGATGAAAGCACAATTCGCAGTGTTGCGAAAAAATATTCAGAACAGCTTGGTTCACACTATTTTATGCTGACGAATGTCGGAGAGGATTACATTTATAGTCATAGTTTCCTCGTGAAACTGATTGGCTTTATAAGCTCTCTTTGCGTATTAGTATTGCTGTTAGATATCGCTATCATCATATCTGAAGTGAAAATGGAATTTAGACTTAATGCGATGGAAATCTCCCTCAAAAAGGTTTTGGGCTATCGCTTTTATGAAAGGCACAAAAGATTTATTTCCGTTAATCTCTTAGAAAATATAGCCGTTGTGATATTGATTTGCATTGTTTCGATTTTTATATCTAACGCAAGTGTCGGGATTGCTTTACTGATTGGAGCGTTGCTCACCATTATTGAAATGGCAATCATTTTCACAAATATTATGTGGGTTGAAAAAACAAATATCTCAAAGTCATTGAAGGGAGGATGTTTATGA
- a CDS encoding ATP-binding cassette domain-containing protein: MIIIRGLNKAFGEKIIFSNFNLEIPDGSFVVISGDSGSGKSTLLNMIGGIEKPDSGSIIIEGLNITRLKNKNSFFADTVGFLFQNFALLENKTVKENLSLIKKSSRTKVSLKEALNRVGLSKEVNKKVYQLSGGEQQRVALARLMMKKCSVVLADEPTGSLDKKNRDIVMRLLHELNEEGKTVIIVTHDQGIIEDEPYVVKI; this comes from the coding sequence ATGATTATAATTCGTGGCTTAAATAAAGCATTTGGAGAGAAAATAATTTTCTCTAACTTTAATTTAGAAATTCCGGATGGAAGTTTTGTAGTAATCAGCGGCGATAGCGGCAGTGGAAAAAGCACTTTACTCAATATGATTGGTGGTATCGAAAAACCGGATAGCGGCAGTATCATAATCGAAGGGCTGAATATTACCCGGCTTAAAAATAAAAACAGTTTTTTTGCGGATACAGTGGGGTTTCTTTTTCAGAATTTTGCACTGCTTGAAAATAAGACAGTTAAAGAAAATTTAAGTTTGATTAAAAAATCAAGCCGAACTAAAGTATCACTTAAAGAAGCTCTTAATCGTGTGGGGTTATCAAAGGAAGTTAACAAAAAAGTTTATCAGCTTTCCGGTGGTGAACAACAGAGAGTTGCTTTAGCTCGTCTTATGATGAAAAAATGTTCTGTTGTTTTGGCAGATGAACCTACTGGCTCACTTGACAAGAAAAATAGAGATATTGTTATGAGGTTATTGCACGAACTCAATGAAGAAGGTAAAACGGTTATCATTGTTACCCACGATCAGGGTATTATTGAAGATGAACCTTATGTTGTGAAAATCTGA
- a CDS encoding TnpV protein, protein MNITYTQNGDYLIPNIVIRKTKPLGHYGRLRKAYLEMHRPILFNELVLSDKLFEHCAEIDEAARNRMELIVRSLAEQNGVTEQLKAKNQMEWVRQMNACKAQAEEIVKAELIYD, encoded by the coding sequence ATGAATATCACTTATACACAGAACGGCGATTATCTTATCCCGAACATCGTTATCCGCAAGACCAAGCCCCTCGGACACTACGGCAGACTTCGCAAGGCGTATCTGGAAATGCACCGTCCGATACTGTTCAATGAGCTGGTGCTATCCGACAAGCTCTTTGAGCATTGCGCCGAGATTGACGAAGCGGCACGAAACCGCATGGAGCTGATCGTGCGGTCACTGGCAGAGCAAAACGGCGTGACCGAGCAACTAAAAGCCAAAAACCAAATGGAATGGGTGCGGCAGATGAACGCTTGCAAGGCACAGGCAGAGGAGATTGTGAAAGCGGAATTGATTTATGATTGA
- the aph(3')-IIIa gene encoding aminoglycoside O-phosphotransferase APH(3')-IIIa, with protein sequence MAKMRISPELKKLIEKYRCVKDTEGMSPAKVYKLVGENENLYLKMTDSRYKGTTYDVEREKDMMLWLEGKLPVPKVLHFERHDGWSNLLMSEADGVLCSEEYEDEQSPEKIIELYAECIRLFHSIDISDCPYTNSLDSRLAELDYLLNNDLADVDCENWEEDTPFKDPRELYDFLKTEKPEEELVFSHGDLGDSNIFVKDGKVSGFIDLGRSGRADKWYDIAFCVRSIREDIGEEQYVELFFDLLGIKPDWEKIKYYILLDELF encoded by the coding sequence ATGGCTAAAATGAGAATATCACCGGAATTGAAAAAACTGATCGAAAAATACCGCTGCGTAAAAGATACGGAAGGAATGTCTCCTGCTAAGGTATATAAGCTGGTGGGAGAAAATGAAAACCTATATTTAAAAATGACGGACAGCCGGTATAAAGGGACCACCTATGATGTGGAACGGGAAAAGGACATGATGCTATGGCTGGAAGGAAAGCTGCCTGTTCCAAAGGTCCTGCACTTTGAACGGCATGATGGCTGGAGCAATCTGCTCATGAGTGAGGCCGATGGCGTCCTTTGCTCGGAAGAGTATGAAGATGAACAAAGCCCTGAAAAGATTATCGAGCTGTATGCGGAGTGCATCAGGCTCTTTCACTCCATCGACATATCGGATTGTCCCTATACGAATAGCTTAGACAGCCGCTTAGCCGAATTGGATTACTTACTGAATAACGATCTGGCCGATGTGGATTGCGAAAACTGGGAAGAAGACACTCCATTTAAAGATCCGCGCGAGCTGTATGATTTTTTAAAGACGGAAAAGCCCGAAGAGGAACTTGTCTTTTCCCACGGCGACCTGGGAGACAGCAACATCTTTGTGAAAGATGGCAAAGTAAGTGGCTTTATTGATCTTGGGAGAAGCGGCAGGGCGGACAAGTGGTATGACATTGCCTTCTGCGTCCGGTCGATCAGGGAGGATATCGGGGAAGAACAGTATGTCGAGCTATTTTTTGACTTACTGGGGATCAAGCCTGATTGGGAGAAAATAAAATATTATATTTTACTGGATGAATTGTTTTAG
- a CDS encoding SNF2-related protein, with protein MPQTPFHAYYKARLLEQLPEAEQFLPVFASSDIEIYPFQIAAASFALRSPYQKGAVLCDEAGMGKSHEAMLVINQKWLEGYSRILLVIPNADLLHQWTEMLERFYTVPYVVLTNRDQWRQNTSEDNSNAFIQDAIVITTYDFAADNEEAAKVVNWDLTVFEEANALSPVYREDNKQAKALKRIAGDSFKLLLTGTPIEKNIMDLYGLIWFIDETLLPGEKEFLARYLRRPENYPELSEQVSRYCFRTLRSQAKHYAKVTERVLLTVEYTPGKAERQLYELLYAYINQPEKRAFPEMNQYDLALRLLGLLGSSTAAILQTIKGIVKRLQGLENAADELSQWQEIQTAAESIPQDAKAGELLTVLKQGFSLMKKTGAKQKAVIFTESVETQKMLQNLLSDRYRTLAYNGSADYSVIRQFKEDGEVLISTDNGAKGFNLEEAAFIIHYDLPYNTLKLEQRIDRCHRLGQENDVLSVAFIDKNNFADVRKLELVNKRMLVTDGVFGITDDVLGGFTDDVKAAFPVIAQRLRPRAQIEQAYRQTLSTHEEDNRQTVSAAEDILFTTFTKELADKVKINPKYVNRRGQELNNDLWEITKWFFTRYNEKNDDCRFVIDEFNRTITATEYRELPVLFYYWTGSRNRPYRSQKMYGMAKDFKPKAGQITLSSIIGRGILHELECANEGVLTIPTVQAPCQIALYTVTLVSGSSRTEHAVLCGLTDSGKALDDAACRSIFDLPVESSTEDERRSPHWLKGTSRPHPLDRLVPSDKMMAEQLERLSPAQAEEMERMKQQVSADKAALSRELNTLDSQVQQAQAELEAVTGDRLKRLAAQKKINQLRQEYMKHQESQFFDAMRLDMELEEKMKR; from the coding sequence ATGCCGCAAACACCGTTTCATGCCTATTACAAGGCCCGACTTTTGGAACAACTGCCGGAAGCAGAACAGTTCCTTCCGGTCTTTGCATCATCGGATATTGAAATCTATCCGTTTCAGATTGCAGCGGCCAGCTTTGCCCTGCGTTCCCCCTATCAGAAAGGTGCCGTTCTGTGCGATGAAGCAGGTATGGGCAAGAGCCACGAGGCCATGCTGGTCATCAATCAAAAGTGGCTGGAGGGATACAGCCGGATTCTGTTGGTCATTCCCAATGCCGACCTGCTGCACCAGTGGACGGAAATGCTGGAGCGATTCTATACCGTCCCATATGTGGTGCTGACCAATCGGGACCAATGGCGGCAGAACACCAGTGAGGACAACTCCAACGCTTTTATCCAAGATGCCATTGTTATTACTACCTACGACTTCGCCGCCGACAATGAGGAGGCCGCAAAGGTAGTTAACTGGGATCTGACGGTATTCGAGGAAGCCAATGCCCTCTCTCCAGTCTACCGGGAGGACAACAAGCAGGCCAAGGCCCTCAAGCGGATCGCCGGAGACTCCTTCAAGCTGCTGCTGACCGGCACTCCCATTGAAAAGAACATCATGGACTTATACGGTCTGATCTGGTTCATCGACGAAACGCTGCTGCCGGGAGAAAAAGAGTTTCTGGCCCGGTATCTGCGCCGACCAGAGAACTACCCGGAACTCAGCGAACAGGTCAGCCGCTATTGTTTCCGTACCCTCCGTTCCCAGGCCAAGCACTACGCCAAGGTGACGGAACGTGTGCTGCTGACCGTGGAGTACACCCCCGGCAAGGCAGAGCGGCAGCTCTATGAGCTGCTGTACGCCTACATCAACCAGCCGGAAAAGCGAGCCTTTCCCGAAATGAACCAATATGACCTGGCTCTGCGGCTGCTGGGCCTGTTGGGTTCCTCTACGGCGGCAATTTTGCAAACCATCAAAGGTATCGTCAAGCGGCTCCAGGGGCTGGAAAACGCAGCGGACGAACTAAGCCAATGGCAAGAGATTCAAACCGCAGCCGAAAGCATTCCCCAGGATGCCAAGGCCGGTGAGCTGCTGACCGTTCTCAAACAGGGATTTTCCCTGATGAAGAAAACGGGAGCCAAACAGAAAGCGGTTATCTTCACCGAGAGCGTGGAAACCCAGAAGATGCTCCAGAATCTTCTTTCTGACCGGTACCGCACTCTGGCCTACAACGGCAGCGCCGATTACTCCGTGATCCGCCAGTTCAAGGAGGATGGCGAGGTGCTGATTTCCACCGATAACGGTGCCAAGGGCTTCAATCTGGAGGAGGCTGCTTTCATCATCCACTACGACCTGCCGTACAACACCTTAAAGCTGGAGCAGCGTATCGACCGCTGCCACCGGCTGGGTCAGGAAAACGATGTGCTGTCAGTGGCCTTCATCGACAAGAACAACTTTGCCGATGTTCGCAAGCTGGAGCTGGTCAACAAGCGGATGTTGGTGACAGACGGTGTCTTTGGTATTACCGATGACGTGCTGGGCGGTTTTACAGATGATGTAAAAGCAGCCTTTCCGGTCATTGCCCAGCGGTTGCGGCCCAGGGCACAGATTGAGCAGGCATACCGCCAGACCCTGAGTACCCACGAGGAAGATAACCGGCAGACCGTCTCCGCAGCGGAGGATATTCTGTTTACCACCTTCACCAAGGAACTGGCCGACAAGGTGAAGATCAATCCCAAGTATGTGAATCGCCGTGGACAGGAGCTGAACAACGACCTCTGGGAAATTACCAAATGGTTTTTTACTCGTTATAATGAAAAGAACGATGATTGCCGTTTTGTGATTGACGAATTCAACCGTACGATCACGGCCACGGAGTACCGGGAACTGCCGGTGCTGTTCTACTACTGGACGGGGAGCCGGAACCGGCCCTATCGCAGCCAGAAGATGTACGGCATGGCAAAAGACTTCAAACCCAAGGCCGGACAGATTACCCTGTCCAGTATCATAGGCCGTGGGATTCTCCACGAGCTGGAGTGTGCCAACGAGGGAGTGCTGACCATCCCGACGGTGCAGGCGCCGTGCCAGATAGCCCTTTATACTGTCACCCTGGTTTCAGGCTCCAGCCGCACAGAACACGCCGTACTGTGCGGTTTGACGGATAGCGGCAAGGCCCTGGACGATGCAGCTTGCCGCAGCATCTTTGACTTGCCGGTGGAGAGCAGCACGGAGGATGAGCGGAGATCCCCCCACTGGTTAAAAGGAACCAGCCGCCCCCACCCGCTGGATCGGCTGGTGCCGAGTGATAAGATGATGGCGGAGCAACTGGAGCGCCTTTCGCCTGCCCAGGCCGAGGAAATGGAGCGGATGAAGCAGCAAGTGTCCGCTGATAAGGCGGCATTGAGCCGAGAACTGAACACCCTGGACAGCCAGGTACAGCAGGCGCAAGCGGAGCTGGAGGCCGTCACCGGCGACCGGCTGAAACGTCTGGCTGCACAGAAGAAAATCAACCAGCTTCGGCAGGAATATATGAAGCACCAGGAGAGCCAGTTCTTTGACGCCATGCGGCTGGATATGGAGCTGGAAGAAAAAATGAAAAGATAA